In Shinella sp. XGS7, a single genomic region encodes these proteins:
- the dapA gene encoding 4-hydroxy-tetrahydrodipicolinate synthase has protein sequence MTPIVGSIVALVTPMQEDGSVDYAALRSLIDWHIAEGTDCIGVVGTTGESPTVSMEENREIIRVAVEHAKGRVPIMAGTGANSTAEAIELSRYAKSVGADCTLSVVPYYNKPSQEGIYQHYKAIAEAVDIPMMLYNVPGRTVADMQPETALRCAALPGVFGVKEATGNIERAAYLIKHAPKGFGIYSGDDGTAVALMLLGGQGNVSVTANVAPRLMHELCRAALAGQVAEARRIHFQLLGLHKQLFCEPSPAPTKWALEKLGRCKGALRLPITPLTPAGQAAVQQALQEAGLL, from the coding sequence ATGACACCGATTGTTGGCAGCATCGTCGCGCTTGTGACGCCGATGCAGGAAGATGGCAGCGTTGATTACGCCGCGCTGCGCAGCTTGATCGACTGGCATATCGCCGAAGGCACCGACTGCATTGGCGTGGTCGGCACCACCGGCGAGTCGCCCACGGTCAGCATGGAAGAGAACCGCGAGATCATCCGGGTCGCGGTCGAGCATGCCAAGGGTCGCGTGCCCATCATGGCCGGCACCGGCGCCAACTCCACGGCCGAGGCCATCGAGCTGAGCCGCTACGCCAAGTCGGTGGGCGCGGACTGCACGCTCTCCGTCGTGCCCTACTACAACAAGCCCAGCCAGGAAGGCATCTACCAGCACTACAAGGCGATCGCCGAGGCCGTGGACATCCCCATGATGCTCTACAACGTGCCCGGCCGCACCGTGGCGGATATGCAGCCCGAGACCGCGCTGCGCTGCGCGGCCCTGCCCGGCGTCTTCGGCGTCAAGGAAGCCACCGGCAATATCGAGCGCGCCGCCTACCTGATCAAGCATGCGCCCAAGGGCTTCGGTATCTATTCGGGTGACGACGGCACGGCCGTGGCCCTGATGCTGCTGGGCGGCCAGGGCAATGTGAGCGTGACCGCCAATGTGGCGCCGCGCCTGATGCACGAGCTCTGCCGCGCCGCGCTGGCCGGCCAGGTGGCCGAGGCCCGCCGCATCCATTTCCAGCTGCTGGGCCTGCACAAGCAGCTGTTCTGCGAACCCAGCCCGGCGCCCACCAAGTGGGCCCTGGAAAAGCTGGGCCGCTGCAAGGGCGCGCTGCGCCTGCCCATCACCCCGCTGACCCCGGCCGGCCAGGCCGCGGTGCAGCAGGCGCTGCAGGAGGCCGGGCTGCTCTGA
- a CDS encoding bifunctional 2-polyprenyl-6-hydroxyphenol methylase/3-demethylubiquinol 3-O-methyltransferase UbiG: protein MALDTPSPWLLRWSRQLAPGARVLDLACGSGRHLRPLAAQGFRLTGVDRDAQALAPLAGLAETLVADLEAGPWPLGERQFDLVLVTNYLWRPLLPQIVAAVAPGGWLVYETFADGQQSIGRPSRPDFLLQPGELLTACQGLRIVAYEDGFLDGTPAGLVNPRFVQRVAAVREMAPSPGVFQRYRLV, encoded by the coding sequence ATGGCGCTTGACACCCCCTCCCCCTGGCTGCTGCGCTGGAGCCGGCAGCTCGCCCCCGGCGCCCGCGTGCTGGACCTGGCCTGTGGCAGCGGCCGCCATCTGCGCCCCCTGGCCGCCCAGGGCTTCCGGCTCACCGGCGTGGACCGCGACGCCCAGGCCCTGGCCCCGCTGGCCGGCCTGGCCGAAACCCTGGTGGCCGATCTCGAGGCCGGCCCCTGGCCCCTGGGCGAGCGGCAGTTCGACCTGGTGCTGGTCACCAACTACCTCTGGCGCCCCCTGCTGCCGCAGATCGTGGCGGCGGTGGCGCCGGGCGGCTGGCTGGTCTATGAAACCTTTGCCGACGGGCAGCAGAGCATTGGCCGGCCCAGCCGCCCCGATTTCCTGCTGCAGCCCGGCGAACTGCTCACGGCCTGCCAGGGCCTGCGCATCGTGGCCTATGAAGACGGTTTCCTCGACGGCACGCCCGCGGGCCTGGTCAACCCGCGCTTCGTTCAGCGCGTTGCTGCCGTTCGCGAAATGGCGCCGTCCCCCGGGGTTTTCCAGCGCTACCGGCTGGTCTGA
- a CDS encoding MFS transporter has protein sequence MNTPAPAAPLSIKQVLLCGALIVTLSMGIRHGFGLWLQPITMDRGWTRETFAFALAVQNIAWGLAGPFAGMLADRFGAFKVIVVGGLLYALGLVLMALSTSGLAFTGSAGLLIGLAQSGTTYAVIYGVIARNVAPEKRSWAMGVAAAAGSFGQFLMVPVENWLISGTGWQNALFVLSLAALAILPLAFGLREPARSSAHSAHSQSVGQALREAFGYRSFQLLMAGYFVCGFQVVFIGVHMPSYLKDHGLSPQVATYALALIGLFNVFGTYAAGSLGQRFPKRYLLSGIYALRSVAIVIFLSVPLSPMSVYVFSAVMGVLWLSTVPPTNAVVAQIFGVQHMSMLGGFVFFSHQIGSFLGVWLGGKLYDASGSYDIVWWLAVALGVMATLINLPVREHAIARPVAAAA, from the coding sequence ATGAACACCCCTGCCCCCGCCGCCCCGCTCTCGATCAAACAGGTGCTGCTGTGCGGCGCCCTGATCGTGACCCTGTCCATGGGCATACGACACGGCTTCGGCCTGTGGCTGCAGCCCATCACCATGGACCGGGGCTGGACCCGGGAGACCTTTGCCTTCGCCCTGGCGGTGCAGAACATCGCCTGGGGCCTGGCCGGCCCCTTTGCCGGCATGCTGGCCGACCGCTTCGGCGCCTTCAAGGTCATCGTGGTGGGCGGCCTGCTCTATGCCCTGGGCCTGGTGCTGATGGCCCTGTCCACCTCGGGCCTGGCCTTCACGGGCAGCGCGGGCCTGCTGATCGGCTTGGCGCAGTCCGGCACCACCTATGCAGTGATCTATGGCGTGATCGCCCGCAATGTGGCCCCCGAAAAGCGCAGCTGGGCCATGGGCGTGGCGGCGGCGGCCGGCAGCTTCGGCCAGTTCCTGATGGTGCCGGTGGAGAACTGGCTGATCTCGGGCACGGGCTGGCAGAACGCGCTCTTCGTGCTCTCGCTGGCGGCCCTGGCCATCCTGCCCCTGGCCTTCGGCCTGCGCGAACCGGCGCGCAGCAGTGCGCATAGCGCACATTCGCAGAGCGTGGGCCAGGCCCTGCGCGAGGCCTTCGGCTACCGCAGCTTCCAGTTGCTGATGGCGGGCTATTTCGTCTGCGGCTTCCAGGTGGTCTTCATCGGCGTGCACATGCCCAGCTATCTGAAGGACCATGGCCTCTCGCCCCAGGTGGCCACCTATGCCCTGGCCCTGATCGGCCTGTTCAATGTCTTTGGCACCTACGCCGCGGGCAGCCTGGGCCAGCGCTTTCCCAAGCGCTACCTGCTCTCGGGCATCTATGCCCTGCGCTCGGTGGCCATCGTCATCTTCCTGAGCGTGCCGCTGAGCCCCATGAGCGTTTACGTCTTCTCGGCCGTGATGGGCGTGCTCTGGCTCTCCACCGTGCCCCCCACCAATGCGGTGGTGGCCCAGATCTTCGGCGTGCAGCACATGTCCATGCTGGGCGGCTTTGTGTTCTTCAGCCACCAGATCGGTTCCTTCCTGGGCGTCTGGCTGGGCGGCAAGCTCTATGACGCCAGCGGCAGCTACGACATCGTCTGGTGGCTGGCCGTGGCCCTGGGCGTGATGGCCACCCTGATCAATCTGCCGGTGCGCGAGCACGCGATTGCCCGCCCCGTGGCGGCCGCCGCATGA
- a CDS encoding amidohydrolase family protein: MKNCLARYLGLSGLLSLGCLLPGPAAALEPAPRFEAAPAQSLVLEDARWFDGQAFREGRLLVHEGRFVASLPPGTAARSENLGGRFLVSPLGEAHNHNLQNAWGFERFAPRYIADGVFYAAMLCGDPPGVAPLRERAGQAHTPDVVYVTSCITSSDGHPLGMMLNDTAPGAPRLSFEDVADKAVLVMDSPEEVRRKWPLVAQRGGGLVKLIMSYHERPELRRDPAKRGSLGVSAEVAAAVVELAHRDGLRVSAHVDSAADFAAALRAGVDQIAHLPGYFFHHQSPAEAYRLTPELAREAARRNVEVLSTTAASRLFPAEPALREAIEALQRRNLQTLREAGVRVLLGSDLFMGTGLSEYRQLQALGVYEPAELLRLATITTPRALFPQRRLGCFEPGCEASFLVLESNPLETTQALDRPLARYKQGRALRTVAAP; the protein is encoded by the coding sequence ATGAAAAATTGCCTCGCCCGCTACCTTGGCCTATCCGGCCTGCTCTCCCTTGGCTGCCTGCTGCCCGGCCCGGCCGCCGCGCTGGAGCCCGCGCCCCGTTTTGAAGCCGCCCCCGCCCAGAGCCTGGTGCTGGAGGACGCGCGCTGGTTCGACGGCCAGGCTTTCCGCGAAGGCCGCCTGCTGGTGCATGAAGGCCGCTTTGTGGCCAGCCTGCCGCCCGGGACGGCAGCCCGCAGCGAGAACCTGGGCGGACGCTTCCTGGTCTCACCCCTGGGTGAGGCCCACAACCACAATCTGCAGAACGCCTGGGGCTTTGAGCGCTTTGCGCCCCGCTACATCGCCGACGGCGTGTTCTACGCCGCCATGCTCTGCGGCGACCCGCCCGGCGTGGCGCCTCTGCGCGAGCGCGCCGGCCAGGCTCACACACCCGATGTGGTCTACGTCACCAGCTGCATCACCTCCTCCGACGGCCATCCCCTGGGCATGATGCTCAATGACACGGCCCCGGGCGCGCCGCGCCTGAGCTTCGAGGACGTGGCCGACAAGGCCGTGCTGGTGATGGACAGCCCCGAGGAGGTGCGGCGCAAATGGCCCCTGGTGGCACAGCGCGGCGGCGGTCTGGTGAAGCTCATCATGAGCTACCACGAGCGCCCCGAGCTGCGCCGGGATCCCGCCAAGCGCGGCAGCCTGGGCGTGAGCGCCGAGGTGGCGGCCGCCGTGGTCGAGCTGGCACATCGCGACGGCCTGCGCGTCAGCGCCCATGTGGACTCGGCGGCCGATTTCGCGGCCGCGCTGCGTGCCGGCGTGGACCAGATCGCCCATCTGCCTGGCTATTTCTTCCACCACCAGAGCCCGGCCGAGGCCTATCGCCTCACGCCCGAGCTGGCCCGCGAGGCCGCCAGGCGCAATGTGGAGGTGCTCAGCACCACGGCCGCCAGCCGGCTATTCCCGGCCGAGCCGGCCCTGCGCGAGGCCATCGAGGCCTTGCAGCGCCGCAATCTGCAGACCCTGCGCGAGGCCGGGGTGCGGGTGCTGCTGGGCTCGGACCTCTTCATGGGCACCGGCCTGAGCGAGTACCGCCAGCTCCAGGCGCTGGGCGTGTATGAGCCGGCCGAGCTGCTGCGCCTGGCCACCATCACCACGCCGCGCGCCCTCTTCCCGCAGCGCCGCCTGGGCTGCTTCGAGCCCGGCTGCGAAGCCAGCTTCCTGGTGCTGGAGAGCAACCCGCTGGAGACGACCCAGGCCCTGGACCGCCCCCTGGCGCGCTACAAGCAGGGCCGGGCCCTGCGCACCGTGGCGGCGCCCTGA
- a CDS encoding DNA topoisomerase IV subunit B, whose protein sequence is MATKAASNSSNPSSYGEGSIRVLKGLEPVKQRPGMYTRTDNPLHIIQEVIDNAADEALAGFGKRIDVTQHTDGSISVADDGRGIPFGLHPEEGVPVVEIVFTRLHAGGKFDKGSGGAYSFSGGLHGVGVSVTNALATRLEVTVWRDKQVAALAFAHGDVVEPVSARAAASGDRKQGTTVRVWPEAKYFESAELPKHELVHLLRSKAVLMPGVIVTLKNEKSGELQTWSYKGGLRDYLMQTLVADPLIPLIEGEQYASSQESENFAEGEGAAWALAFTEEGAVMRESYVNLIPTVAGGTHESGLKDGLFGALKGFIELHSLLPKGVKLMPDDVFSRASFVLSAKVLDPQFQGQTKERLNSRDALRLVSSFVKPQLELWLNQHVEFGKKLAELAIKQAQSRQRAAQKVEKRKGSGVAVLPGKLTDCESRDILHNEIFLVEGDSAGGSAKMGRNKETQAVLPLRGKVLNAWEVERDLLFKNNEIHDISVAIGVDPHGPNDSPDLSGLRYGKICILSDADVDGSHIQVLLLTLFFRHFPKLVEAGHIFVARPPLYRVDAPARGKKPPVKLYALDEGELTATLDKLRKEGAREGSWTISRFKGLGEMSAEQLWDTTLNPETRRLSPVRYGLLDFGQTVEAINKLMGKGEAASRRELMEIHGDAVEIDI, encoded by the coding sequence ATGGCGACCAAAGCAGCAAGCAACAGCAGCAACCCGAGCAGCTATGGCGAGGGCTCGATCCGCGTTCTCAAGGGTCTGGAGCCGGTCAAGCAGCGGCCGGGCATGTACACCCGCACCGACAACCCCCTGCACATCATCCAGGAGGTGATCGACAACGCCGCCGACGAGGCCCTGGCCGGCTTCGGCAAGCGCATCGACGTGACCCAGCACACGGACGGCTCCATCTCGGTGGCCGACGATGGCCGCGGCATTCCCTTCGGCCTGCACCCCGAGGAAGGGGTGCCGGTGGTGGAGATCGTGTTCACCCGTCTGCACGCGGGCGGCAAGTTCGACAAGGGCTCCGGCGGGGCCTACAGCTTCTCCGGCGGCCTGCATGGCGTGGGTGTGTCGGTGACCAATGCCCTGGCCACGCGCCTGGAGGTGACGGTCTGGCGCGACAAGCAGGTGGCCGCCCTGGCCTTTGCCCATGGCGATGTGGTGGAGCCGGTGAGCGCCCGCGCGGCCGCCAGCGGCGACCGCAAGCAGGGCACGACGGTGCGCGTCTGGCCCGAGGCCAAGTATTTCGAAAGCGCCGAGCTGCCCAAGCACGAGCTGGTGCATCTGCTGCGCTCCAAGGCGGTGCTGATGCCCGGCGTCATCGTGACGCTCAAGAACGAGAAGAGCGGTGAGCTGCAGACCTGGTCCTACAAGGGTGGCCTGCGCGACTACCTGATGCAGACCCTGGTGGCCGACCCCCTGATCCCGCTGATCGAGGGCGAGCAGTACGCCAGCAGCCAGGAGAGCGAGAACTTCGCCGAGGGCGAGGGCGCGGCCTGGGCCCTGGCCTTCACCGAAGAAGGCGCAGTGATGCGCGAGAGCTATGTGAACCTGATCCCCACGGTGGCCGGTGGCACGCACGAGTCCGGCCTCAAGGACGGTCTGTTCGGCGCGCTCAAGGGCTTTATCGAGCTGCACTCCCTGCTGCCCAAGGGCGTGAAGCTGATGCCCGACGACGTGTTCTCCCGCGCCAGCTTCGTGCTCTCGGCCAAGGTGCTGGACCCGCAGTTCCAGGGCCAGACCAAGGAACGCCTGAACAGCCGCGACGCGCTGCGCCTGGTCTCCAGCTTCGTCAAGCCGCAGCTGGAGCTGTGGCTGAACCAGCATGTGGAGTTCGGCAAGAAGCTGGCCGAGCTGGCCATCAAGCAGGCCCAGAGCCGCCAGCGCGCCGCCCAGAAGGTGGAAAAGCGCAAGGGCTCGGGCGTGGCCGTGCTGCCCGGCAAGCTCACCGACTGCGAGAGCCGCGACATCCTGCACAACGAGATCTTCCTGGTGGAGGGCGACTCCGCCGGCGGCAGTGCCAAGATGGGCCGCAACAAGGAAACCCAGGCCGTGCTGCCCCTGCGCGGAAAGGTGCTCAATGCCTGGGAGGTGGAGCGCGATCTGCTGTTCAAGAACAACGAGATCCACGACATCTCGGTGGCCATCGGTGTGGATCCGCACGGCCCGAACGACAGCCCCGACCTCAGCGGCCTGCGCTACGGCAAGATCTGCATCCTCTCGGACGCGGACGTGGACGGCTCCCACATCCAGGTGCTGCTGCTCACGCTCTTCTTCCGCCACTTCCCCAAGCTGGTCGAGGCTGGGCACATCTTCGTGGCCCGCCCGCCGCTGTACCGGGTGGATGCGCCGGCCCGCGGCAAGAAGCCGCCGGTCAAGCTCTATGCCCTGGACGAGGGCGAGCTGACCGCCACGCTGGACAAGCTGCGCAAGGAAGGCGCGCGCGAAGGCAGCTGGACCATCAGCCGCTTCAAGGGCCTGGGCGAGATGAGCGCCGAGCAACTCTGGGACACCACGCTCAACCCCGAGACCCGCCGCCTCTCCCCGGTGCGCTACGGCCTGCTGGACTTCGGCCAGACCGTGGAAGCCATCAACAAGCTGATGGGCAAGGGCGAGGCCGCCTCGCGCCGCGAGCTGATGGAGATCCACGGCGACGCGGTGGAGATCGACATCTAA
- a CDS encoding histone deacetylase family protein, whose protein sequence is MKTVYNQHHAGHAATHEFFRGRLVPAFEIPARADYVLKAVQDAALGEVLAPVDHGLVPLERIHAPAYLRFLRGAHAEWRALGGEGDAFPAVWPVRSLRSDVEPQSFAARMGLYSMDSGTPLTAGAWEAAYWGAQATLSGLDLALGDERRAYVLTRPPGHHAGIDSFGGYCFINNAAVAAQRFLDKGARKVAVLDVDFHHGNGTQDIFYERGDVFFASLHGDPQTEYPFFLGHADERGAGPGLGFNANEPLAAGSSNEAWFAALERLLGRLQAYAPELLIVSLGVDTYGGDPISHFKLDRPEFAALGERLAAFAAPRTLFLQEGGYATEAIGLNVVAVLQGFERGLGQGLEKARSR, encoded by the coding sequence ATGAAGACCGTCTATAACCAGCACCACGCCGGCCACGCCGCCACCCACGAGTTCTTTCGCGGGCGCCTGGTGCCGGCCTTCGAGATCCCGGCGCGGGCCGACTATGTGCTCAAGGCCGTGCAGGACGCAGCCCTGGGCGAGGTGCTGGCGCCGGTGGACCATGGGCTGGTGCCGCTGGAGCGCATCCACGCGCCGGCCTATCTGCGCTTTCTGCGCGGGGCCCATGCCGAGTGGCGGGCCCTGGGCGGGGAGGGCGATGCCTTTCCGGCCGTCTGGCCGGTGCGCAGCCTGCGCTCGGATGTGGAGCCGCAGAGCTTTGCCGCTCGCATGGGCCTGTATTCCATGGACAGCGGCACCCCGCTGACCGCGGGCGCCTGGGAGGCCGCCTACTGGGGCGCCCAGGCCACGCTCAGCGGCCTGGACCTGGCTCTGGGCGACGAGCGCCGCGCCTATGTGCTGACCCGTCCGCCGGGCCACCATGCCGGCATCGACAGCTTCGGCGGCTACTGCTTCATCAACAATGCCGCCGTCGCCGCCCAGCGCTTCCTCGACAAGGGCGCCAGGAAGGTCGCCGTGCTCGACGTCGACTTCCACCATGGCAACGGCACGCAGGATATCTTCTACGAGCGCGGGGATGTCTTCTTCGCCTCGCTGCACGGCGATCCGCAGACCGAGTACCCCTTCTTCCTGGGCCATGCGGACGAGCGCGGCGCCGGTCCGGGCCTGGGCTTCAATGCCAACGAGCCCCTGGCGGCGGGCAGCTCCAACGAGGCCTGGTTTGCGGCCCTGGAGCGCCTGCTGGGCCGGCTGCAGGCCTATGCGCCCGAGCTGCTGATCGTCTCCCTGGGTGTGGACACCTATGGCGGCGACCCGATCTCGCACTTCAAGCTGGACCGGCCCGAGTTCGCCGCCCTGGGCGAGCGCCTGGCAGCCTTTGCCGCGCCGCGCACCCTGTTCCTGCAGGAAGGCGGCTATGCCACCGAGGCCATCGGCCTGAACGTGGTGGCGGTGCTGCAGGGCTTTGAACGCGGCCTCGGGCAGGGCCTTGAGAAAGCACGGAGCCGCTGA
- a CDS encoding GNAT family N-acetyltransferase: MPAPRVILRPTMLSDLDFVVTVEQDAANAPFITAWERTQHEGAIRFPDSRHFIIEDAEGAALGFVILQGCRSPHRSVELKRIVLGPRGQGRGLGRDCVRQLKKLAFTQLGAHRFWLDVKALNTRAQHLYQSEGFVEEGRLRESVRVAGADGYDSLIVMSMLDREYQARLALGQEVA; the protein is encoded by the coding sequence ATGCCCGCGCCGCGCGTGATCCTGCGTCCCACCATGCTCTCGGACCTGGACTTTGTGGTCACGGTCGAGCAGGACGCGGCCAACGCGCCCTTCATCACCGCCTGGGAGCGCACCCAGCACGAGGGCGCGATCCGCTTTCCGGACTCGCGCCACTTCATCATCGAGGATGCCGAGGGGGCGGCCCTCGGCTTTGTGATCCTGCAGGGCTGCCGCAGCCCGCATCGCTCGGTGGAGCTCAAGCGCATCGTGCTGGGGCCGCGCGGCCAGGGCCGTGGCCTGGGGCGCGACTGCGTGCGCCAGCTCAAGAAGCTGGCCTTCACCCAGCTGGGCGCGCACCGCTTCTGGCTGGACGTGAAGGCGCTCAACACCCGTGCCCAGCACCTCTACCAGAGCGAGGGCTTTGTGGAGGAGGGCCGCCTGCGCGAGAGCGTGCGCGTGGCTGGCGCCGATGGCTATGACAGCCTGATCGTGATGTCCATGCTGGACCGCGAGTACCAGGCCCGCCTGGCCTTGGGGCAGGAGGTGGCGTGA
- a CDS encoding lytic transglycosylase domain-containing protein, with translation MRSRALIPLLASGLALAGAAHAELWGYVDGAGVAHVAARPLNSRYSLVLGTPSAEQGRVPGKQDGSQGLLTWLEFAPEVKSVQPWLREAAGRHGVDMELLKAIIAVESGFKADAVSPRGAVGLMQIMAPAEQAPQLREPRANVHAGAAQLARLIKRFGRIDVALAAWNAGEGTVARHGGQMPPIPETQAHVHLVLELYWALLQRSLPARAHRLRIHSS, from the coding sequence GTGAGGAGTCGCGCGCTCATCCCCCTGCTGGCGAGCGGGCTGGCCCTGGCCGGGGCGGCGCACGCCGAGCTCTGGGGCTATGTGGACGGCGCGGGCGTGGCCCATGTGGCTGCGCGCCCGCTCAACAGCCGCTACAGCCTGGTGCTGGGCACGCCTTCGGCCGAGCAGGGCCGGGTGCCCGGCAAGCAGGACGGCAGCCAGGGCCTGCTGACCTGGCTGGAGTTCGCGCCCGAGGTCAAGAGCGTGCAGCCCTGGCTGCGCGAGGCCGCGGGCCGGCATGGCGTCGACATGGAGCTGCTCAAGGCCATCATCGCGGTGGAGAGCGGCTTCAAGGCCGATGCCGTGTCGCCGCGCGGCGCCGTGGGCCTGATGCAGATCATGGCCCCGGCCGAGCAGGCCCCGCAGCTGCGCGAGCCGCGCGCCAATGTGCATGCCGGTGCGGCCCAGCTGGCGCGCCTGATCAAACGTTTTGGCCGCATCGATGTGGCCCTGGCGGCCTGGAATGCCGGTGAAGGCACGGTGGCCCGCCATGGTGGCCAGATGCCGCCCATCCCCGAGACCCAGGCCCATGTGCACCTGGTGCTGGAGCTGTACTGGGCCTTGCTGCAGCGCAGCCTGCCGGCCCGGGCGCACCGGCTGAGAATTCATAGCAGTTGA
- the parC gene encoding DNA topoisomerase IV subunit A, producing MSDSNTLDLFAPNPAEEPGDALTLAHYAQQAYLEYALSVVKGRALPDVCDGQKPVQRRILYAMERMGLTWSGASGAKPVKGARVVGDVLGRFHPHGDQSVYDALVRLAQDFSQRYPIVDGQGNFGNIDGDNAAAYRYTEARMAPIARLLLDEIDEGTVDLVPNYDGSTQEPRQLPARLPFVLLNGASGIAVGLATEVPSHNLREVAAAAVALLKNEKLTDDELYTLLPGPDFPGGGQLISSAEDIRSAYASGRGSFKLRARWKIEDLARGQWQLVVTELPHGTSSQKVLEEIEELSNPKVKTGKKALSQEQLQLKASLLAVLDGVRDESSKDAPVRLVFEPKSRTVEQQELITTLLAHTSLETSASVNLTMIGADGRPTQKNLRQILSEWLGYRLATVQRRTQHRLTKVLDRIHVLEGRQLVLLNIDEVIRIIRNSDEPKAALIERFKLSDRQAEDILEIRLRQLARLEAIKIEQELAQLREEQAKLEDILGNPGVLKRTVVKEIEADAKAYGDERRTLIQEEKKAVAEIKVVDEPVTVVVSLKGWVRALKGHEIDPAALSFKSGDQLYGTFPCRSVDPLIVFGSNGRVYSVPVSALPGGRGDGQPITTLIELESGTQIAHYYAASPSQRLVLAGTGGFGLIAQVGDLVGRQKAGKTFLSLEGEEKPLPPSAVPEGLGQQLACLSLQGRLLTFALDELKHQPKGGRGLTLMDLEPKDALLSVAAYTQLLQVLGSGRGGKPKEDVLKGAGLASYAGKRARKGKPVEGMQKVLRVLAG from the coding sequence ATGAGCGATTCCAACACTCTGGACCTGTTTGCCCCCAACCCGGCCGAGGAGCCGGGCGACGCCCTGACCCTGGCGCACTACGCCCAGCAGGCCTATCTCGAGTACGCGCTCTCGGTGGTCAAGGGCCGGGCCCTGCCCGATGTCTGCGACGGCCAGAAGCCGGTGCAGCGCCGCATCCTCTACGCCATGGAGCGCATGGGCCTGACCTGGAGCGGCGCCTCGGGCGCCAAGCCGGTCAAGGGCGCGCGCGTGGTGGGCGATGTGCTGGGCCGCTTCCACCCGCACGGCGACCAGTCGGTCTATGACGCGCTGGTGCGCCTGGCGCAGGACTTCTCGCAGCGCTATCCCATCGTCGACGGCCAGGGCAATTTCGGCAATATCGACGGCGACAACGCCGCCGCCTACCGATACACCGAAGCGCGCATGGCCCCCATTGCCCGGCTGCTGCTGGACGAGATCGACGAGGGCACGGTGGACCTGGTGCCCAACTACGACGGCTCCACCCAGGAGCCGCGCCAGCTGCCGGCGCGCCTGCCCTTTGTGCTGCTCAACGGCGCCTCGGGCATTGCCGTGGGCCTGGCCACCGAGGTGCCCAGCCACAACCTGCGCGAGGTGGCGGCCGCGGCCGTGGCCCTGCTGAAGAACGAGAAGCTCACGGACGATGAGCTCTACACCCTGCTACCCGGCCCCGACTTCCCCGGTGGCGGCCAGCTCATCAGCAGCGCCGAGGACATCCGCTCGGCCTACGCCAGCGGCCGCGGCAGCTTCAAGCTGCGCGCGCGCTGGAAGATCGAGGACCTGGCGCGCGGCCAGTGGCAGCTGGTGGTGACCGAGCTGCCGCACGGCACCAGCTCGCAGAAGGTGCTGGAGGAGATCGAGGAGCTCTCCAACCCCAAGGTCAAGACCGGCAAGAAGGCCCTGAGCCAGGAGCAGCTGCAGCTCAAGGCCAGTCTGCTGGCGGTGCTGGACGGGGTGCGCGACGAGTCCAGCAAGGACGCGCCGGTGCGCCTGGTCTTCGAGCCCAAGAGCCGCACGGTGGAGCAGCAGGAGCTGATCACCACCCTGCTGGCCCACACCAGCCTGGAAACCTCGGCCTCGGTCAACCTGACCATGATCGGCGCCGACGGCCGGCCCACGCAGAAGAATCTGCGCCAGATCCTCAGCGAGTGGCTGGGTTACCGCCTGGCCACGGTGCAGCGCCGCACCCAGCACCGCCTCACCAAGGTGCTGGACCGCATCCATGTGCTGGAAGGCCGCCAGCTGGTGCTGCTGAACATCGACGAGGTGATCCGCATCATCCGCAACAGCGACGAGCCCAAGGCCGCGCTGATCGAGCGCTTCAAGCTCAGCGATCGCCAGGCCGAGGACATCCTGGAAATCCGTCTGCGTCAGCTGGCGCGACTGGAGGCGATCAAGATCGAGCAGGAGCTGGCCCAGCTGCGCGAGGAGCAGGCCAAGCTGGAAGACATCCTGGGCAACCCCGGCGTGCTCAAGCGCACCGTCGTCAAGGAGATCGAGGCCGATGCCAAGGCCTATGGCGACGAGCGTCGCACCCTGATCCAGGAAGAGAAGAAGGCCGTGGCCGAGATCAAGGTGGTGGACGAGCCCGTCACCGTGGTGGTCAGTCTCAAGGGCTGGGTGCGCGCGCTCAAGGGCCATGAGATCGATCCGGCCGCGCTCAGCTTCAAGAGCGGCGACCAGCTCTACGGCACCTTCCCCTGCCGCAGCGTGGATCCGCTGATCGTCTTCGGCAGCAATGGCCGGGTCTACTCGGTGCCGGTCTCGGCCCTGCCGGGCGGCCGCGGCGATGGTCAGCCCATCACCACGCTCATCGAGCTGGAGAGCGGCACCCAGATCGCCCATTACTACGCCGCCAGCCCCAGCCAACGCCTGGTGCTGGCCGGCACCGGCGGCTTCGGCCTGATCGCCCAGGTGGGCGACCTGGTGGGGCGTCAGAAGGCTGGCAAGACCTTCCTGAGCCTGGAAGGCGAGGAAAAGCCCCTGCCGCCCAGCGCCGTGCCGGAAGGCCTGGGCCAGCAACTGGCCTGCCTGTCCCTGCAGGGCCGCCTGCTCACCTTCGCGCTGGATGAACTCAAGCACCAGCCCAAGGGCGGCCGCGGCCTGACCCTGATGGACCTGGAGCCCAAGGACGCCTTGCTGAGCGTGGCCGCCTACACCCAGCTGCTGCAGGTGCTGGGCAGCGGCCGCGGCGGCAAGCCCAAGGAGGACGTGCTCAAGGGGGCAGGTCTTGCCAGCTACGCCGGCAAGCGCGCCCGCAAGGGCAAGCCCGTGGAAGGCATGCAGAAGGTGCTGCGGGTGCTGGCGGGCTGA